The following coding sequences lie in one Panicum virgatum strain AP13 chromosome 6N, P.virgatum_v5, whole genome shotgun sequence genomic window:
- the LOC120677430 gene encoding serine/threonine-protein kinase UCN-like yields MDIDLDRARALRVLGRGAMGTVFLVADGPSAASSRPDRYALKAFDKRSAKPDADRRARWEINVLSRLAHPHLPSLLGFTETDDLLAWAVPYCSGGDLNELRYSLPDRIFSPAAIRFYIAEIVSAIAELHAAGVVYRDLKPENVLLRADGHVILTDFDLSRLLHHRPTSASSSPSPPPPPSHRGHNRRARVAARSDSLVGQAKSRPPQPWSAPSPSPRQQLQNLVRYLMGSDGALAKKTKSARVSPVSRKPGSFGGSAGAGAWGKSFSFVGTEEYVAPEMVRGEGHGFAVDWWAVGVLVYEMAFGRTPFKGQNRKETFRNVLHKELEFPGDSRRRMPELTDLVSRLLERDPRRRLGYAGGADEIREHPFFAGVAWDMLTEVSRPPYIPPPADEGLAAGEGFDVRDHFRNLHQPPPPKATSSDASSDFSSEF; encoded by the coding sequence ATGGACATCGACCTCGACCGGGCGCGCGCGCTGCGCGTCCTCGGCCGGGGTGCCATGGGCACCGTGTTCCTCGTCGCCGACGGCCCCTCGGCGGCCTCCTCGCGCCCCGACCGCTACGCCCTCAAGGCCTTCGACAAGCGCTCCGCCAAGCCCGACGCCGACCGCCGCGCGCGGTGGGAGATCAACGTGCTCTCCCGCCTCGCGCACCCGCACCTCCCGTCCCTCCTCGGCTTCACCGAGACGGACGACCTCCTCGCCTGGGCCGTCCCCTACTGCTCCGGCGGCGACCTCAACGAGCTCCGGTACTCGCTCCCCGACCGCATCTTCTCCCCCGCCGCCATACGCTTCTACATTGCCGAGATCGTCTCCGCGATCGCCgagctccacgccgccggcgtcgtgTACCGCGACCTCAAGCCGGAGAACGTGCTCCTCCGCGCCGACGGCCACGTCATCCTCACCGACTTCGACCTCTCCCGCCTCCTGCACCACCGGCCCACGTCCGCGTCCtcttcgccctcgccgcctccgccgccgtcgcaccgCGGCCACAACCGCCGGGCGCGCGTCGCCGCCCGCAGCGACTCCCTTGTCGGCCAGGCCAAGTCCAGGCCCCCTCAGCCGTggtccgcgccgtcgccgtcgccgcgccagcAGCTCCAGAACCTGGTCCGGTACCTGATGGGGAGCGACGGAGCCCTAGCCAAGAAGACCAAGTCGGCGCGGGTGTCGCCGGTGAGCCGGAAGCCCGGGAGCTtcggcggcagcgccggcgcgggcgcgtggGGCAAGTCCTTCTCCTTCGTCGGCACGGAGGAGTACGTGGCGCCGGAGATGGTGCGCGGCGAGGGCCACGGGTTCGCCGTGGACTGGTGGGCGGTCGGCGTGCTGGTCTACGAGATGGCGTTCGGCCGGACGCCGTTCAAGGGCCAGAACCGGAAGGAGACGTTCCGGAACGTGCTGCACAAGGAGCTGGAGTTCCCGGGGGACAGCCGGCGGCGGATGCCGGAGCTCACCGACCTCGTCTCGCGCCTGCTGGAGCGGGACCCGAGGAGGAGGCTCGGgtacgccggcggcgccgacgagatCCGCGAGCACCCGTTCTTCGCCGGCGTGGCGTGGGACATGCTCACGGAGGTGTCCCGGCCGCCCTACATTCCGCCACCGGCGGACGAGGGTCtcgcggccggcgaggggtTCGACGT